AGGTACCCATCATCGTGGACGTCCGCATGGTCGCTGTCGGCATCCCCAGCCTGGAGCCATTGATCGCCATCGATGCCGCCAGCGCCACTGAGGGTCAACCCGTTACCAGCTCAGCACTCGGTGCCACCCAAACACGATCCTACCGAGGCATGAAAGCACTGCTCGAGGCCAACGTCGGCCGTAACCCGCTGATCGCCATCGGCTCCGCACCCACGGCATTGCGGGCGGTGCTCGCCCTGACATCAGCAGTGACCCCACTCGCAGTCATCGGCATGCCGGTTGGTTTTGTCGATGCGGTTGAGTCCAAGGCCGCCTTGCGTCACTCGACGATCCCCTCGATCACCTCCGTTTCGAGGCGTGGAGGGTCACCGATGGCCTCTGCCACAGTGAACGCGCTCGTGCGCATCGCAAGAGGAGAGTATCGACTTGAACACTAATGGATTGCTGTTGATGGGTCACGGGACAAAATCCCCACATGGACAGGCCCAGTTCCTTGAGCTGGTGGATCTCGCACGTCAACGCTTCGACGGACAGGTGCAGGGTGGGTTTATCGAGCTCGCCCAACCGTCGATGTTTGAGGCCGCTGACGAGCTGGCGCGCAGCGGCATCAGCGACCTCATCATTGCACCGGTCATTCTGTTGCCGGCCGGACACCTGAAAGATGACGCCGCCGAGTTGGCGCGTCACGTGCGGGCCAACTGGCCCAACATCAGCGTCCATCTCGCCTCAGATCTTGGAACCAACAACGAACTCCTGGACTGCTTCAACCAACGCATCAATGTCGTCTCCGATGATGCCGATGGCATCTTGGTCGTCGGCCGCGGATCAACTGATGCCACCGCGAACGCCGAACTGCATGCCATAACACGACTGATTACCGAGGCCAGAGACTACCCAATCACCCAGACCGCCTTTATCTCGCTGGCGCCGCCGACCGTCACGGCGGGGCTCGAGCAGCTCGTCAAGCTCGGTGCTCATCACATCGTGGTTGCACCATACTTCCTTTTCCACGGCGTGCTGCTCGATCGGATCGCCGAAGAAGCTCTTCGCTGGGGGGCCGACACCGGTCATCGCATTACCGTCAGCGCTGAATTCGGACCTGACCCCTTGGTGTTGGATGCCCTGTGGCTGCGCATTCGCGAGGTATCCGGAGAACACGTCCGCACCAGCTGTGATACCTGTCTCTACCGCCGCACCACACTACCGCTGGGTACCTCCGCCTAGGTTCTGAATCGATGCGAGTACCCACAACCATCTTGCTACGCAAGCGATCAATCGCGACCGCCAACGGGGCCAACCATGCTCAGTCGTACGCCGTCGTGGCCATCACACGGCGTGGCTCACAACAGCCACGGTCATGGATCGAGATCCAACCGTCAGTCGGCTGTGTAATCGACCATGTAATCGACAACACACCATCGATCGATTCCCGACCGCTGGCCCACGTCCCGGCCGCCCTCAACGGCCGGTTCACGAGCCCGACCCGATCGCAGCGCTCATCGGTGCCCACATCACCAACGGCCACAACTTGGTGCAACACCAATCATGGCTGATCGACTCGGTTATCGATCGCTGGAGCGCAACAACTCGGGTGTTCGTCGTCAATCGTTATCAGTGCTGTAGTGGCTTGCCGCAGACAAGGAGTTAAAGATGCAGTTTGGAATCTTCCTTCCACCGTTTCATGAGTTTGCTGACCCTCAAGCCGTTGTCGAGCTCGCCGTCACCGCTGAGCAGGCCGGCTGGGATGGCATCTTCCTGTGGGATCACATGCTCAGTGAACCCGGTTTCGCCGTTGGCGACCCCTGGATCACGATGGCGGCAATTGCCAGCGCAACGAGTCGGCTCCGCATTGGAGCCATGGTGACCCCACTTGCACGACGGCGACCCTGGGTCGTTGCGCGTCAGATCGCGACCCTCGACATCCTCTGTGGTGGAAGGCTCGTCGTTGGAGTTGGGCTCGGGGATGATGGATGGCATGAGTTTAGTGCCTTCAACGAATGCGTCGACCCAAAGGACCGTGCGCAACAACTCGACGAATCGCTCGAGTTGCTCCGAAGGTTTGCCACTGGCGAGCCGGTGGACTTTGACGGTATCGCCTACCAAGTGCATGCTCCAGCATTTCTTCCTCGGCCCCTGCAACAACCAGTCCCTATCTGGGTAGCTGGCCGTTGGCCGAACCGCAAACCATTGACGAGAGCAGCTCGTTTTCAAGGCTATTTTCCGATCTTTCACACCCCAGAACCACCGGTGATGCCCGAACTCGATGACCTATCGACGATCCGTGCGTCGCTTGGGCCTGCCGGCGACGACCTCGACCTCGTCGTCCGGTATGCGATGTCGGGCTCTAGTGATCCCCAGGCCGAGGCCGGTCAACTGAAAGCACACGGCGTCACGTGGATCCTCGAGGCCTTCGGAGCCTTCGGCCCAGACGCCGCAACGATCCGTGAGGTCGTCGCCCAAGGGCCAGCAGGTAAGTCCTAATTAGGTGATCCCGGCCTGCCGGTGTCGGTCGCAGGCCACGGGAACCCGCCAACCAAGGTAGAGCGTCGT
Above is a genomic segment from Ferrimicrobium sp. containing:
- a CDS encoding precorrin-8X methylmutase, producing the protein MSVSPIELESFARIQREVDFRYLGPEAAEVAARIIHATGDIEIINDLVIDEEAIERSIWGLRHQVPIIVDVRMVAVGIPSLEPLIAIDAASATEGQPVTSSALGATQTRSYRGMKALLEANVGRNPLIAIGSAPTALRAVLALTSAVTPLAVIGMPVGFVDAVESKAALRHSTIPSITSVSRRGGSPMASATVNALVRIARGEYRLEH
- a CDS encoding sirohydrochlorin chelatase, whose amino-acid sequence is MNTNGLLLMGHGTKSPHGQAQFLELVDLARQRFDGQVQGGFIELAQPSMFEAADELARSGISDLIIAPVILLPAGHLKDDAAELARHVRANWPNISVHLASDLGTNNELLDCFNQRINVVSDDADGILVVGRGSTDATANAELHAITRLITEARDYPITQTAFISLAPPTVTAGLEQLVKLGAHHIVVAPYFLFHGVLLDRIAEEALRWGADTGHRITVSAEFGPDPLVLDALWLRIREVSGEHVRTSCDTCLYRRTTLPLGTSA
- a CDS encoding LLM class flavin-dependent oxidoreductase, producing the protein MQFGIFLPPFHEFADPQAVVELAVTAEQAGWDGIFLWDHMLSEPGFAVGDPWITMAAIASATSRLRIGAMVTPLARRRPWVVARQIATLDILCGGRLVVGVGLGDDGWHEFSAFNECVDPKDRAQQLDESLELLRRFATGEPVDFDGIAYQVHAPAFLPRPLQQPVPIWVAGRWPNRKPLTRAARFQGYFPIFHTPEPPVMPELDDLSTIRASLGPAGDDLDLVVRYAMSGSSDPQAEAGQLKAHGVTWILEAFGAFGPDAATIREVVAQGPAGKS